The following coding sequences are from one Ramlibacter henchirensis window:
- the gorA gene encoding glutathione-disulfide reductase: MRHEHDFDFFVIGGGSGGVRAARMAAQRGARVGLAEAAALGGTCVNVGCIPKKLYSHAAHYSHDFADAAGFGWDVGEPRLDWARLKANRAKEIARLNGVYEQLLTGAGVQILRGWAQLVDGHTIKVETTTGPRTHTAGHVLIATGGTASVPPIPGASLAVTSDSMFDLAPFPRRLVVVGGGYIACEFASIFRGLGAEVTQLYRGEQILRGFDDEVRHFIAGEMLKTGIDLRLGTEAESLSKAPGGIEVMLHDGSRLEADTVLFATGRVPNVEGLGLDAAAVRQGKHGAIEVDAHHRTSLPSVFAVGDVTARLQLTPVALAEAMAVVDHLFGDGRRRMDYDGVPTAVFTHPNIGTVGLTEAQAREKFAHVAVFRSDFKPLRHTLSGSSERCLLKLVVDSASDRVVGLHMVGPDAGEVVQGFAVAMKAGATKALFDATIGIHPTVAEEFVTMREAVR; the protein is encoded by the coding sequence ATGCGACACGAGCACGACTTCGACTTCTTCGTCATAGGCGGCGGCAGCGGGGGCGTGCGCGCGGCGCGCATGGCGGCCCAGCGCGGCGCGCGCGTGGGGCTGGCCGAGGCCGCGGCGCTGGGCGGGACCTGCGTCAACGTCGGCTGCATCCCGAAGAAGCTTTACAGCCATGCGGCGCACTACTCGCACGACTTCGCCGATGCGGCCGGCTTCGGCTGGGACGTGGGAGAACCGCGCCTGGACTGGGCGCGCCTGAAGGCCAATCGAGCGAAGGAGATCGCCCGGCTGAACGGCGTGTACGAACAGCTGCTCACCGGCGCCGGCGTGCAGATCCTGCGCGGCTGGGCGCAGCTGGTGGACGGCCACACCATCAAGGTGGAAACCACGACCGGCCCACGCACGCACACGGCCGGCCACGTGCTGATCGCCACGGGCGGCACGGCTTCGGTGCCGCCGATCCCCGGCGCCAGCCTGGCCGTGACGTCCGACAGCATGTTCGACCTCGCGCCCTTCCCGCGACGGCTGGTGGTCGTGGGCGGCGGCTACATCGCCTGCGAATTCGCGTCGATCTTCCGTGGCCTCGGCGCAGAGGTGACTCAGCTCTACCGTGGAGAGCAGATCCTGCGCGGCTTCGACGACGAAGTGCGGCACTTCATCGCCGGCGAGATGCTCAAGACCGGCATCGACCTGCGCCTGGGCACCGAGGCCGAATCGCTGTCGAAGGCCCCGGGCGGGATCGAAGTGATGCTTCACGACGGCAGCCGGCTCGAGGCCGACACGGTGCTGTTCGCCACCGGGCGGGTGCCGAACGTCGAAGGACTGGGGCTGGATGCGGCGGCCGTGCGCCAGGGCAAGCACGGCGCGATCGAGGTCGATGCGCATCACCGGACGTCGCTGCCTTCCGTGTTCGCGGTGGGCGACGTCACCGCCCGCCTGCAGCTCACGCCGGTGGCCCTGGCCGAGGCGATGGCGGTGGTCGACCACCTGTTCGGCGACGGCCGCCGCCGAATGGATTACGACGGCGTGCCCACCGCGGTCTTCACCCATCCGAACATCGGAACGGTGGGCCTCACCGAGGCGCAGGCCCGCGAGAAGTTCGCCCACGTGGCCGTGTTCCGCAGCGACTTCAAGCCGCTTCGCCACACCCTGAGTGGAAGCAGCGAGCGGTGCCTGTTGAAGCTGGTGGTCGACAGCGCAAGCGACCGCGTCGTGGGCCTGCACATGGTCGGACCCGATGCAGGCGAGGTGGTGCAGGGCTTCGCGGTGGCGATGAAGGCGGGTGCGACCAAGGCCTTGTTCGATGCCACCATCGGGATTCACCCTACGGTGGCCGAGGAGTTCGTCACCATGCGCGAGGCGGTGCGCTGA
- a CDS encoding AMP nucleosidase: MPYMPPFIAPTRYSEPEAALAQVRTIYSQQIRHLRDAMQRFVAGETLPGHVRACYPYVRIVTETAVPQDVLENLGLSYGFVSGAGRFETTLTRPDLYGNYYLEQFRLLRQSHGVDLEVGTSTEPIPVHFSFAENDHIEGTLTPARRAMLRDMFDLPDLGSMDDGIANGTWRERPGESRPLSLFTAARVDYSLHRLRHYTGTAPDWFQNFVLFTNYQFYIDEFVRLGHEEMAKGNSDYTAFVEPGNVVTRRAGLGSGAPGTPAESSWGSAPARLPQMPAYHLMRPNHTGITMVNIGVGPANAKTITDHIAVLRPHAWLMLGHCAGLRSSQQLGDYVLAHAYVREDHVLDEELPVWVPIPALAEIQVALEKAVADVTECEGAALKRIMRTGTVASTDNRNWELLPGNEPQRRFSQSRAVALDMESAAIAANGFRFRVPYGTLLCVSDKPLHGEIKLPGMANQFYRERVDQHLRIGMRAIEILRAGGSQRLHSRKLRAFDEVAFQ; encoded by the coding sequence ATGCCCTACATGCCGCCCTTCATCGCGCCCACTCGCTACAGCGAGCCCGAGGCCGCGCTGGCCCAGGTCAGGACCATCTATTCGCAGCAGATTCGGCACTTGCGCGACGCGATGCAGCGGTTCGTCGCGGGCGAGACGCTGCCCGGGCATGTGCGTGCCTGCTATCCCTACGTGAGGATCGTCACCGAGACGGCCGTGCCGCAAGACGTGCTGGAGAACCTGGGCCTGTCCTACGGCTTCGTCTCGGGCGCGGGTCGCTTCGAGACCACGCTGACCCGACCCGATCTTTACGGCAACTATTACCTGGAGCAATTCCGGCTGCTGCGGCAAAGCCATGGCGTGGATCTGGAGGTGGGCACCAGCACCGAGCCGATCCCGGTTCATTTCTCGTTCGCGGAGAACGACCACATCGAAGGAACGCTCACCCCGGCGCGGCGCGCGATGCTGCGCGACATGTTCGACCTGCCCGACCTGGGCTCGATGGACGACGGCATCGCCAACGGCACCTGGCGCGAGCGGCCGGGCGAGTCGCGGCCGCTTTCGCTGTTCACCGCCGCGCGCGTTGACTACTCGCTGCACCGCCTGCGCCATTACACCGGCACCGCGCCCGACTGGTTCCAGAACTTCGTGCTGTTCACCAACTACCAGTTCTACATCGACGAGTTCGTGCGGCTCGGGCACGAGGAAATGGCCAAGGGGAACAGCGACTACACGGCGTTCGTCGAACCGGGGAACGTCGTCACGCGCCGCGCCGGGCTCGGCTCCGGCGCGCCCGGCACGCCGGCCGAAAGCAGCTGGGGCTCGGCGCCCGCGCGCCTGCCGCAGATGCCCGCCTATCACCTCATGCGGCCAAACCACACTGGCATCACCATGGTGAACATCGGCGTGGGCCCGGCCAACGCCAAGACCATCACCGACCACATCGCCGTGCTGCGGCCCCATGCATGGCTGATGCTGGGCCACTGCGCGGGCCTGCGCAGCAGCCAGCAGCTGGGCGACTACGTGCTGGCCCACGCGTATGTGCGCGAGGACCACGTGCTCGACGAGGAGCTGCCCGTGTGGGTGCCGATCCCCGCGCTGGCGGAGATCCAGGTCGCGCTGGAGAAGGCCGTGGCCGACGTGACGGAGTGCGAAGGCGCGGCGCTCAAGCGCATCATGCGAACCGGCACGGTCGCCAGCACCGACAACCGCAACTGGGAGCTGCTGCCCGGCAACGAGCCGCAGCGCCGCTTCAGCCAGAGCCGCGCGGTGGCCCTCGACATGGAAAGCGCCGCCATCGCCGCCAACGGCTTCCGCTTCCGCGTGCCTTACGGGACGCTGCTGTGCGTGAGCGACAAGCCGCTGCACGGCGAGATCAAGCTGCCCGGCATGGCCAACCAGTTCTACCGCGAGCGGGTCGACCAGCACCTGCGCATCGGCATGCGCGCCATCGAGATCCTGCGCGCCGGCGGCAGCCAGCGCCTGCACAGCCGAAAGCTGCGCGCCTTCGACGAAGTGGCCTTCCAGTGA
- the asd gene encoding archaetidylserine decarboxylase (Phosphatidylserine decarboxylase is synthesized as a single chain precursor. Generation of the pyruvoyl active site from a Ser is coupled to cleavage of a Gly-Ser bond between the larger (beta) and smaller (alpha chains). It is an integral membrane protein.) has product MGKLANLRGGPLTRALVRRFVAHYKVNMAEAADPRIESYASFNDFFTRALREGARPIADSPLVCPVDAAISQYGPIEHDQIFQAKGHSYSTTALLAGDAELARRFDHGHFATLYLAPKDYHRIHMPCDGRLVSMAYVPGDLFSVNPLTARHVPGLFARNERVVCVFETAFGPFVNVLVGATIVGSVATVWHGVVNPPRPGRVVRWDYRDSGIVLRKGQEMGRFLLGSTIVMLFPQDIVTFHPDWAPTVPVRLGEAMGTIAGGTSPL; this is encoded by the coding sequence ATGGGCAAGCTGGCCAACCTGCGCGGCGGGCCGCTCACGCGCGCGCTGGTGCGCCGCTTCGTCGCCCACTACAAGGTGAACATGGCCGAGGCGGCCGACCCGCGCATCGAGTCCTACGCCTCCTTCAACGACTTCTTCACCCGCGCGCTGCGCGAAGGCGCGCGGCCGATCGCGGATTCGCCGCTGGTCTGCCCCGTCGACGCGGCGATCAGCCAATACGGGCCGATCGAGCACGACCAGATCTTCCAGGCCAAGGGCCACAGCTACTCCACCACCGCGCTGCTGGCCGGCGATGCGGAGCTGGCGCGGCGCTTCGACCACGGGCACTTCGCCACGCTGTACCTGGCGCCCAAGGATTACCACCGCATCCACATGCCGTGCGACGGCCGCCTGGTGTCGATGGCGTACGTGCCGGGCGACCTGTTCTCGGTGAATCCGCTGACGGCACGGCACGTGCCCGGCCTGTTCGCACGAAACGAGCGCGTGGTCTGCGTGTTCGAGACCGCGTTCGGCCCCTTCGTCAACGTGCTGGTGGGCGCGACGATCGTCGGCAGCGTGGCCACCGTGTGGCATGGCGTCGTGAATCCACCGAGGCCGGGCCGTGTCGTTCGCTGGGACTACCGCGACAGCGGCATCGTGCTGCGCAAGGGGCAGGAGATGGGCCGGTTCCTGCTTGGCTCCACGATCGTCATGCTGTTCCCGCAGGACATCGTCACCTTCCACCCGGACTGGGCGCCCACCGTGCCCGTGCGGCTGGGCGAGGCGATGGGAACGATCGCGGGCGGGACCAGCCCGCTCTAG
- a CDS encoding ATP-binding cassette domain-containing protein, producing the protein MTAPLFEARDLRKRYGDTVVVDGLSFHIAPGECLGVIGPNGAGKTTTIRMCLGLTTPDEGDITALGMAMPRDALAIKSQLGVVSQFDSLDPDFSCAENLLVYGRYFGLPGALIRERIPRLLEFAALSHKARSRPVELSGGMRRRLSLARALVNDPRLLMLDEPTTGLDPQARHLMWERLQLLLQQGKSILLTTHFMDEAERLCSRLLVLDHGRKIAEGSPRELIARHLEPDVVEAYGNGALTLAQDPPLRALAARVEVSGETVFFYTQDARLLLDALSERHGLRTLHRPANLEDLFLKLTGRQIREDG; encoded by the coding sequence ATGACCGCGCCCCTGTTCGAAGCCCGCGACCTGCGCAAGCGCTACGGCGACACTGTCGTGGTCGACGGGCTGTCCTTCCACATCGCGCCGGGCGAATGCCTGGGCGTCATCGGCCCCAACGGCGCGGGCAAGACCACCACCATCCGCATGTGCCTGGGGCTCACCACGCCCGACGAGGGCGACATCACCGCGCTGGGAATGGCCATGCCGCGCGATGCACTCGCGATCAAGTCGCAGCTGGGCGTGGTCAGCCAGTTCGACTCGCTCGACCCCGACTTCAGCTGCGCCGAGAACCTGCTGGTGTACGGCCGCTACTTCGGGCTGCCCGGCGCGCTCATCCGTGAGCGCATCCCGCGGCTGCTGGAGTTCGCCGCGCTTTCGCACAAGGCGCGCTCGCGCCCGGTGGAGCTCTCGGGCGGCATGCGCCGGCGCCTCTCGCTCGCGCGGGCGCTGGTGAACGACCCGCGCCTGCTGATGCTCGACGAGCCCACCACCGGGCTGGACCCGCAGGCGCGCCACCTGATGTGGGAGCGGCTGCAGCTGCTGCTGCAACAGGGCAAGTCGATCCTGCTCACGACGCACTTCATGGACGAGGCCGAGCGCCTCTGCTCGCGCCTGCTGGTGCTGGATCACGGACGCAAGATCGCCGAGGGCTCGCCGCGAGAGCTGATTGCGCGGCATCTCGAGCCGGACGTGGTCGAGGCCTACGGAAACGGCGCCCTCACGCTGGCCCAGGATCCACCCTTGCGGGCGCTGGCGGCGCGGGTGGAAGTGAGCGGCGAGACGGTGTTCTTCTACACGCAGGATGCGCGCCTCCTCCTCGACGCCCTGTCGGAGCGTCACGGCTTGCGCACCCTTCACCGGCCGGCGAACCTGGAGGACCTGTTCCTCAAGCTCACCGGCCGCCAGATCCGGGAGGATGGTTGA
- a CDS encoding ABC transporter permease: MLQSALRFPDLSLRWWPVFQRNLLVWRKLALPSLIGNIAEPLMWLVAFGYGMGALVGQVQFDGRVVPYIVFLASGSICMSAMNAASFEALYSAFSRMHVQKTWDGIMNAPVSLDSVVLAEMLWAAFKSVFTVTAILVVMLALGISHSPKLLAAWPILLGAGVTFSCIALIFNALAKNYDFFTYYFTLFLTPMMFLSGVFFPRDQLPHVLREFSEWLPLTNAVELVRPLFIDQWPAQPLRHALVLAAYAVVAYWAALALTRRRFGQ; encoded by the coding sequence ATGTTGCAGAGCGCCTTGCGTTTCCCCGACCTGTCGCTGCGCTGGTGGCCGGTGTTCCAGCGCAACCTGCTGGTGTGGCGCAAGCTCGCGCTGCCCAGCCTGATCGGCAACATCGCCGAACCGCTGATGTGGCTGGTCGCATTCGGCTACGGCATGGGCGCGCTGGTCGGGCAGGTGCAGTTCGACGGCCGTGTCGTGCCCTACATCGTGTTCCTCGCGAGCGGCTCGATCTGCATGAGCGCGATGAACGCCGCTTCCTTCGAGGCGCTGTATTCGGCCTTCTCGCGCATGCACGTGCAGAAGACGTGGGACGGCATCATGAATGCACCTGTCAGCCTGGACAGCGTGGTGCTGGCCGAGATGCTGTGGGCCGCCTTCAAGTCCGTCTTCACGGTCACGGCCATCCTGGTGGTCATGCTGGCCCTGGGCATCAGCCACAGCCCCAAGCTGCTGGCGGCGTGGCCGATCCTGCTGGGTGCGGGCGTCACCTTCTCCTGCATCGCGCTGATCTTCAACGCGCTGGCGAAGAACTACGACTTCTTCACCTACTACTTCACCCTGTTCCTCACGCCGATGATGTTCCTCTCGGGCGTCTTCTTCCCGCGCGACCAGCTGCCCCACGTCCTGCGCGAGTTCTCGGAGTGGCTGCCGCTGACCAACGCGGTGGAACTGGTGCGGCCGCTCTTCATCGACCAGTGGCCGGCGCAGCCGTTGCGGCACGCTCTCGTGCTCGCGGCCTACGCAGTCGTGGCGTACTGGGCCGCGCTCGCACTGACGCGTCGTCGCTTCGGGCAATGA
- a CDS encoding organic hydroperoxide resistance protein: MNKLDKVLYTARAHTTGGREGQSRTDDGRLDVKLTSPGGGGQGTNPEQLFASGYSACFIGAMKAVAGKQKITLPQDLSVDSEVDLGPVGQAYGIAVRMNVSLPGMDKAAARQLVDAAHQVCPYSNATRGNIDVQINVV; this comes from the coding sequence ATGAACAAGCTCGACAAAGTCCTCTACACCGCCCGCGCCCACACCACCGGCGGCCGCGAAGGCCAATCCCGCACCGACGACGGCCGGCTCGACGTGAAGCTGACGTCGCCCGGCGGCGGCGGGCAGGGCACCAACCCGGAACAGCTGTTCGCCTCCGGCTATTCGGCCTGCTTCATCGGCGCGATGAAGGCCGTGGCCGGCAAGCAGAAGATCACCCTGCCCCAGGACCTGTCGGTCGATTCCGAAGTGGATCTCGGCCCCGTGGGCCAGGCGTACGGCATCGCGGTGCGCATGAACGTGAGCCTGCCCGGCATGGACAAGGCCGCGGCCCGCCAGCTGGTCGACGCCGCCCACCAGGTCTGCCCGTACTCGAACGCCACGCGCGGCAACATCGACGTGCAGATCAACGTGGTCTGA
- a CDS encoding DUF2855 family protein — protein MTTTLLIRKDRLDDTRLRTDTDAALAQGQVRVAPDLLALTANNITYAAFGDSMDYWRFFPSGEEGWGVLPVWGFGRVAQSMHPGVAVGERLWGYWPLADSAILSPDRLTAAGFRDAAPHRSGLHAVYNRYARCNQDPFWREDTEAAQALLRPLFSTSWLIDDFMADNGFFGARRLLLSSASSKTAYGTAHRLALRGGIEVIGLTSSAHRGFCEGLGCYSRVLAYEALEEVPAREPCVYIDFAGNTDLRRRIHERFGNQLRYSCAVGGTHVDRLGGGAGLPGPRPELFFAPAQAKKRQSEWGEQELQQRILTGWNDFLQRVLGSEPWLRVEQHRGMQDAQATYAQMLSGRADPAVGHVLRPR, from the coding sequence ATGACGACCACCCTGCTCATCCGCAAGGACCGGCTGGACGACACCCGGCTGCGCACCGACACCGATGCGGCACTGGCACAGGGCCAGGTGCGCGTCGCGCCCGATCTCCTGGCGCTGACGGCGAACAACATCACCTACGCCGCTTTCGGCGACAGCATGGACTACTGGCGCTTCTTCCCGAGCGGGGAAGAAGGCTGGGGCGTGCTGCCGGTCTGGGGCTTCGGCCGCGTCGCGCAGTCGATGCATCCCGGCGTGGCGGTGGGCGAGCGCCTGTGGGGCTACTGGCCGCTCGCGGACAGCGCGATCCTCTCGCCCGACCGGCTCACGGCCGCGGGCTTTCGCGACGCGGCGCCGCATCGCTCCGGGCTGCATGCCGTCTACAACCGGTATGCGCGCTGCAACCAGGACCCGTTCTGGCGAGAGGACACCGAGGCCGCGCAAGCGTTGCTGCGGCCGCTGTTCTCCACGTCCTGGCTCATCGACGACTTCATGGCGGACAACGGCTTCTTCGGCGCGCGGCGCCTGCTGTTGTCCAGCGCTTCGAGCAAGACCGCATACGGCACCGCGCACCGCCTCGCGCTTCGCGGCGGGATCGAGGTGATCGGGCTGACTTCGTCCGCGCACCGCGGTTTCTGCGAGGGCCTGGGCTGCTACTCGCGGGTGCTGGCCTACGAAGCGCTGGAAGAAGTGCCCGCCCGCGAGCCCTGCGTCTACATCGACTTCGCCGGCAACACGGACCTGCGGCGGCGCATTCACGAACGATTCGGGAACCAGCTGCGCTACAGCTGCGCGGTGGGCGGCACGCACGTTGATCGCCTCGGCGGCGGGGCCGGACTGCCCGGACCGCGGCCGGAGCTGTTCTTCGCACCCGCGCAGGCGAAGAAGCGGCAATCCGAATGGGGCGAACAGGAGTTGCAGCAGCGCATCCTCACCGGCTGGAACGACTTCCTCCAGCGCGTGCTGGGCAGCGAGCCGTGGCTGCGCGTCGAGCAGCACCGCGGCATGCAGGACGCGCAGGCGACCTACGCGCAGATGCTGTCCGGCCGCGCCGATCCCGCGGTCGGCCACGTGCTCAGACCGCGATGA
- a CDS encoding serine/threonine protein kinase produces the protein MTAPARDNAGMSATHPYQALTPDVVLDALASVGLHGDGRLMALSSYENRVYQAALEEPAQGHAQVVAKFYRPGRWSEEAIREEHDFSRALAEAEVPAVAPLVLEGGTLHHHAGFAFSVSPRRGGRRPELDDEEVLEWIGRFLARIHTVGAAEPFANRPVLDLRSFGTESRDWLLQRQIIPMDVERVWREACDAALNAVEHAMGGKSGAYAPQFKMLRLHGDCHPGNILWTPDEGPHFVDLDDARTGPAVQDLWMLLSGERAQRQRQLGALLDGYEQVRDFDRQELVLVEPLRTLRLIHYSAWLARRWDDPAFPAAFPYFGSSDYWKGQVLMLEEQLEAMAEPPMVA, from the coding sequence ATGACTGCGCCCGCCCGCGACAATGCGGGCATGTCGGCCACCCACCCCTACCAGGCGCTCACGCCCGACGTCGTGCTCGATGCGCTCGCCAGCGTCGGGCTGCACGGCGACGGCCGCCTCATGGCGCTGAGCTCCTACGAGAACCGCGTCTACCAGGCCGCGCTCGAGGAACCCGCGCAAGGCCACGCGCAGGTGGTCGCGAAGTTCTACCGGCCGGGCCGCTGGAGCGAGGAGGCGATCCGCGAAGAGCACGACTTCTCGCGGGCGCTCGCGGAAGCTGAAGTGCCCGCCGTCGCGCCGCTGGTGCTCGAGGGCGGCACCCTGCACCACCACGCCGGTTTCGCCTTCAGCGTGAGCCCTCGCCGCGGCGGCCGCCGGCCGGAGCTCGATGACGAGGAGGTGCTGGAGTGGATCGGCCGCTTCCTGGCGCGCATCCACACGGTAGGCGCCGCCGAGCCGTTCGCGAATCGCCCCGTGCTCGACCTGCGCAGCTTCGGCACCGAATCGCGCGACTGGCTGCTGCAGCGGCAGATCATTCCGATGGACGTGGAGCGCGTGTGGCGCGAGGCGTGCGATGCCGCATTGAACGCCGTGGAACACGCGATGGGCGGGAAGTCCGGCGCCTATGCCCCGCAGTTCAAGATGCTGCGGCTGCATGGCGACTGCCATCCCGGCAACATCCTCTGGACGCCGGACGAAGGCCCGCACTTCGTCGACCTCGACGATGCCCGCACGGGCCCTGCGGTCCAGGACTTGTGGATGCTGCTGTCGGGTGAGCGTGCGCAGCGCCAGCGCCAGCTCGGCGCGCTGCTGGATGGCTACGAGCAGGTGCGCGACTTCGACCGGCAGGAGCTCGTGCTCGTCGAGCCGCTGCGCACGCTGCGGTTGATCCACTACAGCGCGTGGCTGGCGCGGCGCTGGGACGATCCGGCGTTTCCCGCCGCCTTTCCCTATTTCGGCAGCAGCGACTACTGGAAAGGCCAGGTGCTGATGCTGGAGGAACAGCTGGAAGCGATGGCCGAACCACCGATGGTGGCGTGA
- a CDS encoding fumarylacetoacetate hydrolase family protein: MKIAAYLDRGRPAVGIVSSDLQSVLPLELPELERPRGALPVVELLASGTPMPATGAPVALDAVQLLAPLPRPRRNLFCVGKNYHAHAKEFAGSGFDSSAKSGGDIPAAPIIFTKVPECVIANGESIVVPAEVSTAIDYEAELAVVIGRGGRRIRKQDAMDHVFGYTIVNDVTARDWQSRHQQWDMGKSFDTFCPMGPWLVSADELDGTRTQLRCWVNGELRQDAATSDLIFDIPTLIETLSAGITLFAGDVIATGTPVGVGIGFKPPKYLQPGDVVRIEIDGIGVLENPVR, translated from the coding sequence ATGAAGATCGCCGCTTACCTCGACCGTGGACGCCCCGCCGTGGGCATCGTCTCATCCGACCTGCAGAGCGTGCTGCCGCTCGAATTGCCCGAGCTCGAGCGGCCGCGTGGCGCGCTGCCGGTCGTGGAGCTGCTCGCGTCGGGCACACCGATGCCGGCCACCGGCGCGCCCGTGGCCCTGGACGCGGTCCAGCTGCTCGCGCCGCTTCCGCGGCCGCGCCGCAACCTGTTCTGCGTCGGCAAGAACTATCACGCGCATGCCAAGGAGTTCGCGGGCAGCGGCTTCGACAGCAGCGCCAAGTCGGGCGGCGACATCCCGGCCGCCCCGATCATCTTCACCAAGGTGCCCGAGTGCGTGATCGCCAACGGCGAATCGATCGTCGTGCCGGCCGAGGTGTCCACGGCGATCGACTACGAAGCCGAGCTCGCGGTGGTGATCGGCCGCGGTGGCCGGCGCATCCGCAAGCAGGACGCGATGGACCACGTGTTCGGCTACACCATCGTCAACGACGTGACGGCTCGCGATTGGCAGAGCCGCCACCAGCAATGGGACATGGGCAAGTCGTTCGACACCTTCTGCCCCATGGGGCCGTGGCTGGTCAGCGCCGATGAACTCGATGGCACCCGCACGCAGCTGCGCTGCTGGGTCAACGGCGAGCTGAGGCAGGACGCGGCGACCAGCGACCTCATCTTCGACATTCCCACGCTCATCGAGACGCTCTCGGCCGGCATCACGCTTTTCGCCGGCGACGTGATCGCCACCGGCACGCCGGTCGGGGTGGGCATCGGCTTCAAGCCGCCGAAGTACCTGCAGCCCGGCGATGTCGTGCGCATCGAGATCGACGGCATCGGCGTGCTCGAGAACCCGGTGCGCTGA
- a CDS encoding tripartite tricarboxylate transporter substrate binding protein yields MHRRTALAAALAAAGGLAFAQAPYPSKPITMVVPFPPGGVADTVARPVAEAMSRDLGQPVVIENRGGAGGGIGMGHASKAAPDGYTILLALASYSVLPEADAILGRAPMYSFNSLRPIARFTADPTVLAVRAEAPWKTVKDFVEDAKRRPGAINYGSSGNYGTMHVPMEILAQNAGIKLTHVPFTGAGPAVIALLGGQIDAVSTGPATVVQHVKGGKLRVLGHWGNGKLQALPDVPSLKDSGYNAEYAQWSGLFVPAGVPDPVAQRLRAAARAAANDSKVKEVIGAAGSPVLYLDTPEFEKYVQDDVKRMSEVVKKMGKVE; encoded by the coding sequence ATGCATCGTCGCACCGCCCTTGCGGCCGCGCTAGCCGCGGCCGGCGGCCTTGCCTTCGCGCAGGCGCCCTACCCCTCCAAGCCCATCACCATGGTCGTTCCCTTCCCGCCGGGCGGCGTCGCCGACACGGTGGCCCGACCGGTCGCCGAGGCCATGTCGCGCGACCTGGGCCAGCCGGTGGTGATCGAGAACCGCGGCGGCGCCGGCGGCGGCATCGGCATGGGCCACGCATCCAAGGCGGCCCCCGACGGTTACACCATCCTGCTGGCGCTGGCTTCTTACAGCGTGCTGCCCGAAGCCGACGCCATCCTCGGGCGCGCGCCGATGTACAGCTTCAACTCGCTGCGGCCGATCGCGCGCTTCACCGCCGATCCCACCGTGCTGGCCGTGCGGGCCGAAGCGCCGTGGAAGACGGTGAAGGACTTCGTCGAGGACGCCAAGCGCCGCCCCGGCGCCATCAACTACGGCTCGTCGGGCAATTACGGCACCATGCATGTGCCGATGGAAATCCTGGCGCAGAACGCCGGCATCAAGCTCACGCACGTGCCGTTCACGGGCGCGGGACCGGCGGTCATCGCGCTGCTGGGTGGGCAGATCGATGCGGTGTCCACCGGGCCGGCCACGGTGGTGCAGCACGTCAAGGGCGGCAAGCTGCGCGTGCTGGGGCACTGGGGCAACGGCAAGCTGCAGGCGCTGCCGGACGTGCCTTCGCTCAAGGACTCGGGCTACAACGCGGAGTACGCGCAGTGGTCCGGCCTGTTCGTCCCGGCCGGCGTGCCGGATCCCGTCGCGCAGCGCTTGCGCGCCGCAGCGCGCGCGGCAGCCAACGATTCCAAAGTGAAAGAGGTGATCGGCGCCGCCGGCAGCCCCGTGCTGTACCTGGACACGCCGGAGTTCGAGAAGTACGTGCAGGACGACGTCAAGCGCATGTCCGAGGTCGTGAAGAAGATGGGCAAGGTCGAGTGA